One Nicotiana tomentosiformis chromosome 4, ASM39032v3, whole genome shotgun sequence genomic window carries:
- the LOC138909845 gene encoding uncharacterized protein encodes MERKDSKKSWSTGNFGGSSIGGSGGKQSLGEGHPGQTSPLFSLQPVHRHQGLVSRSGAVSSPVRATCNPTNRGCSIRGHIQRDCHSSCQNVGRATTQPASSAATTFATPPPARGTLAPAWRGTARGGSQSSGGPNHFYALRGCHSSKASPNVVRGILIVQSPDVYALIDPGSTLTYITPYVALEFRIEPEQLHEPFSVCTPVGEPIVVARVYRDFVVTLDCRARIIKFEFPNEPVIELKGDDVVPNGRLISYLKAAKKINKVCIYHLIRVTDTDVKTPTFDSVPVVNEFPNFFPDKLPWIPPDMDIDFGIDLMPSIPSYRMVPSELKELKEQLKDLLENGFIRPSVSPWGAPVLFGAKYFSKIDLRLGFHQMNIREQDIPKKTFRTLYGHFEFLVMYLGLTNAPAAFMDLMNRVFKPFLDSFVIVFISNNLVYSRSQEEHADHLTEVLQTLYQHKLYTFLSHVRIKEVVERISTLAFPLTKLTMKAVKFQWSDALEELLRVEGKIDYGSGADLTGGYEWVCGIL; translated from the exons ATGGAGCGAAAGGATAGCAAGAAGTCCTGGTCAACGGGAAACTTTGGGGGTTCTTCCATTGGTGGTAGTGGTGGAAAACAGagtttaggggagggtcatccaGGCCAAACCAGTCCTTTGTttagtcttcagccagtgcaccgccatcagggcctgGTCAGCAGGAGTGGAGCTGTTTCAAGCCCAGTTAGAGCAACATGCAATCCTACCAATAGG GGGTGCAGTATCAGAGGTCATATTCAGAGAGATTGCCATTCGTCCTGCCAGAATGTGGGTAGGGCTACGACACAACCagctagttctgcagctactacattcgcaacacctcctccagctcgaggcactctagCACCCGCATGGCGTGGTACAGCTAGGGGTGGTtcacagagttcaggaggacccaaccATTTCTATGCTTTGAGGGGTTGCCATAGTTCAAAGGCTTCTCCAAATGTTGTTAGAGGTATACTGATTGTCCAATCTCCTGATGTTTATGCTCTCATagaccctggttccactttgaCATatatcactccttatgttgctctCGAATTcaggatagaaccagaacagcttcatgagccattctctgtatgTACTCCAGTTGGTGAGCCTATTGTGGttgcgcgggtttatagggattttgttgtcacg cttgattgccgagccagaatcattaagtttgaatttccAAACGAGCCAGTCATTGAATTGAAGggggatgatgtagtgccgaatgGTAggcttatttcttaccttaaggctgcGAAGAAGATAAACAAGGTATGTATTTACCATTTGATCCGGGTGACGGACACCGATGTTAAGACACCTACATTTGActctgtgccagttgtgaatgaatttccgaaTTTCTTTCCCGATAAACTCCCTTggatcccaccagacatggatattgattttgggatCGATTTAATGCCATCAATTCCATCCTACAGAATGGTGCCgtcagaattgaaggaactaaaagagcagttgaaggatttgttagagaatgGTTTCATCCgtccgagtgtgtcaccttggggcgcaccagttctcttt ggggctaagtatttctccaaaattgatttaagattgGGGTTTCACCAAATGAacatcagggagcaggatattcctaAAAAAACTTTCCGAACTCTGTATGGGCACTTCGAATTTCTGGTCATGTATTtagggctaacaaatgccccggcagcctttatggatcttatgaatcgagtcttcaagcctttcctTGACTCTTTCGTGATAGTGTTCATTAGTAACaatcttgtatattcacgaagtcaggaGGAGCATGCCGATCATCTCACAGAAGTTCTGCAGACTCTGTATCAGCACAAGTTATACACATTCTTGAGTCATGTcagaattaag GAGGTTGTGGAGCGAATCTCTACTCTTGCCtttccattgactaaattgacgatGAAGGCAGTTAAATTCCAATGGTCAGACGCTTTAGAAGAGCTTCTAAGAGTTGAAGGCAAGATTGACTATGGCTCCGGTGCTGACCTTACCGGAGGGTAcgaatgggtttgtggtatattgtga
- the LOC138909844 gene encoding uncharacterized protein: MHKTLQVMRTTETEAEDLASYRLKEVAYSWFELWEESHVEGSPPEKSSEFGDVFIDCFLPAKTRAACDAEFESLKQGSMSVWDYHMKFTRLSKYAIYMLPIIKASVRRFMRGLNPLFIYEAATTALNFDMNYRKMVAFSQALETR; the protein is encoded by the coding sequence atgcacaagactctccaaGTCATGCGTACCACTGAGACGGAAGCAGAGGatttggcctcctaccgcctgaaagaggtggcgtattcttggtttgagttgtgggaggaatcccatGTGGAAGGGAGCCCTCCAGAGAAGTCGAGTGAGTTTGGCGATGTCTTCATTGATTGTTTCTTGCCTGCCAAGACTAGGGCAGCCTGTGACGccgagtttgagagcctgaaacaaggtagcatgagtgtgtgggattaccatatgaagttcacgcgcctgtccaagtatgctatttacatgttgcccattATAAAGGCTAGTGTGCGCCGGTTTATGCGGGGCCTCAACCCCTTGTTTATTTATGAAGCCGCTACAACTGCCCTGAATTTTGATATGAACTAcaggaagatggtggcattttctcaagccttAGAGACTAGATAA